From Algoriphagus sp. NG3, the proteins below share one genomic window:
- the porU gene encoding type IX secretion system sortase PorU, with the protein MRSSATILLFLLFNLILIASASGQNSLFKFKVPNEGVHKISLKQAQDLGAASLSELAVYGNPGMLAQMLDSTNLELQEIPGLEKNDFLYFYLPPSDSYYYSGNQLKFTPNQFTDSLSFLIGTKPNPKRVQTVTAQPGPESPAILYEWKWLKEEENNILNSGRTWYSRAVAPGVTRGYAFPLSTNTNAAWKVVAAVMGRSVSESIINLAVDDLAISESLIQSVPANTYGIKGFESYVEKEFSPASQKIDRLRINFQSADANARGYFQFIGIGTPHRSTSLNKGVFTIAQAVPLSLSTLPGLSIWEVNDVFKPIALDLTFGSNTNGQKFIVFNEAETIEIPEFETVDLSLRTTSSWPELLIIAPESLKSSAERLSTHKFGMGIYTEVAYLNDIYDAFGYGNPDLTAIRNFLAWHYHRGGNLKNVLILGKGTYDYKGKLGGRPNLIPVYTSRNSLNPLTTFSSDDYFSLLDYGQGEWEENREGVELLQIGVGRLPVITPEEARIVVDKIIKYEINPAPGDWKKTVTFFADDGDNNIHVRDSESLSSFLTNNYKEYKQEKLYLDRFMQQRTGDRQSSPQAKTALEETLERGTLLLNYVGHGNETTLTAEEVFLSSDIANWADQDHLALWFTATCEFGRHDSPLIRSAAEELLTAPNKGAIGLLTTGRPVFSSVNFSLNEAFIMEVFKPENGQYQDLGSIFRNTKNQSQNGALNRNFSLLADPSMRLASTKFNINITSLQDPGSQRSLDTLSALQEVIYEAEVINPTSGRVATGFNGTYTIELRDKASMSKTLGDESSAIEFLEEKIILFKGTGKIISGMIKGKMIIPKNINLDFGEGRIRIIGENQENGLEAHGMKVSTLGGTSGNVPDDTKGPDISAEFGGKATAPFKFPATTVRMDVSFSDSSGINISGILPAENLTVQVNGNDPIVINDFFKSENNTFTIGKVMFELKQLKEGRNLVTIKAWDILGNGSEYSQEIWVEGSRRLQILNHKTYPNPTQIVSHFELEHNKAGENLKLTLAVYQTDGKILFSESRRLVKANARIGDLSWFFLQNQTKYPAKGTYIYKITLQSELDNSTDTVSGLIVIQ; encoded by the coding sequence ATGAGGTCCTCGGCCACAATTTTGTTATTTTTACTCTTCAATCTTATCCTGATTGCCTCCGCATCTGGCCAAAATTCACTCTTCAAGTTTAAAGTCCCCAATGAAGGAGTCCATAAAATAAGCCTCAAACAGGCGCAAGACCTTGGAGCTGCCTCACTGAGTGAATTGGCTGTATATGGAAACCCGGGTATGCTGGCTCAAATGCTAGACAGTACCAATCTGGAATTGCAGGAAATTCCAGGGCTTGAGAAAAACGATTTTTTATATTTTTACCTCCCTCCATCCGATTCATATTATTACTCTGGAAATCAATTAAAATTCACCCCTAACCAATTCACTGATTCGCTGAGTTTTTTAATAGGTACCAAACCAAATCCAAAACGGGTGCAAACTGTAACTGCGCAGCCAGGACCTGAATCCCCCGCAATACTATATGAATGGAAATGGCTCAAAGAAGAAGAGAACAATATTTTGAATTCGGGTCGGACATGGTATTCTAGAGCAGTAGCTCCAGGAGTGACCAGAGGCTACGCTTTTCCACTATCTACCAATACAAATGCAGCATGGAAAGTAGTCGCTGCGGTTATGGGCAGATCCGTTTCCGAATCTATTATTAACCTGGCTGTAGATGACCTTGCGATTTCTGAAAGTCTAATCCAAAGTGTCCCTGCTAATACCTATGGAATTAAAGGCTTTGAAAGCTATGTAGAGAAAGAATTTTCACCTGCATCCCAAAAAATTGACAGGCTAAGAATTAATTTTCAGTCTGCAGATGCAAATGCCAGAGGATATTTTCAGTTTATAGGAATAGGAACACCCCATCGTAGCACCTCCTTGAATAAAGGTGTATTTACAATAGCTCAAGCTGTACCACTCTCTCTCTCCACCTTGCCTGGATTATCCATCTGGGAAGTCAATGATGTGTTCAAGCCAATAGCACTTGATTTGACTTTTGGCTCTAACACAAACGGGCAAAAATTCATTGTCTTCAATGAGGCAGAAACCATAGAAATACCTGAATTTGAAACCGTAGATCTATCCTTAAGAACAACATCTTCTTGGCCAGAGTTATTGATAATCGCTCCTGAATCACTAAAATCATCAGCTGAAAGACTCAGCACTCATAAATTTGGGATGGGTATCTATACGGAGGTCGCTTACTTAAATGACATCTACGATGCTTTTGGGTATGGTAATCCTGATTTGACAGCTATCCGGAATTTCCTGGCTTGGCACTACCACAGAGGAGGCAACCTGAAAAATGTCTTGATCTTGGGAAAAGGAACTTATGACTATAAAGGCAAATTAGGTGGTCGGCCAAACCTCATCCCTGTTTACACCAGCAGAAATAGTTTAAACCCATTAACGACTTTCAGCTCGGACGATTATTTTTCTTTGCTCGACTATGGACAAGGTGAATGGGAAGAAAACCGTGAGGGCGTTGAATTGTTACAAATCGGAGTGGGCAGATTACCTGTGATTACTCCTGAAGAAGCTCGAATTGTGGTGGATAAAATCATCAAGTACGAAATAAATCCTGCCCCTGGTGACTGGAAAAAAACGGTGACTTTTTTTGCTGATGACGGAGACAACAACATTCATGTTAGGGATTCTGAGTCCCTCTCATCCTTTTTAACCAATAACTATAAAGAGTATAAACAAGAGAAGCTGTACCTGGATAGGTTCATGCAGCAGAGAACTGGAGATAGGCAGTCTTCCCCACAAGCCAAAACCGCCTTGGAGGAGACTCTTGAACGTGGCACCTTATTGCTTAACTACGTAGGACATGGCAACGAGACCACACTCACAGCTGAAGAAGTTTTCCTTTCTTCAGATATAGCCAACTGGGCAGACCAGGATCATTTAGCACTCTGGTTTACAGCCACCTGCGAATTTGGCAGGCACGATAGCCCGCTGATCCGGTCTGCCGCCGAGGAACTTTTGACAGCTCCTAACAAAGGAGCTATAGGACTTCTAACCACTGGCAGGCCGGTTTTTAGCAGTGTTAATTTTTCGCTGAATGAAGCTTTTATTATGGAAGTGTTCAAACCGGAAAATGGGCAGTACCAAGACCTGGGCAGTATTTTCAGAAACACCAAAAACCAAAGCCAAAACGGGGCACTCAACCGAAATTTCAGTCTGCTGGCGGATCCCAGTATGAGGCTTGCTTCTACAAAATTCAACATCAATATCACCTCCCTCCAAGATCCAGGGAGCCAGAGGTCATTGGATACACTATCAGCTCTACAGGAGGTGATATACGAAGCAGAGGTGATTAACCCAACTTCAGGCAGAGTCGCTACGGGTTTCAATGGAACGTACACCATAGAATTGCGTGACAAGGCATCCATGAGTAAAACTTTGGGAGATGAAAGTAGTGCCATCGAGTTTTTAGAGGAAAAAATCATCCTTTTCAAAGGTACAGGCAAGATAATATCCGGCATGATCAAGGGCAAAATGATCATTCCGAAAAATATAAATCTCGATTTTGGTGAAGGACGAATACGGATTATTGGTGAAAATCAAGAAAATGGACTGGAAGCTCACGGGATGAAGGTATCTACCCTAGGCGGCACTTCCGGCAATGTTCCTGACGATACAAAAGGCCCGGATATTTCTGCGGAGTTTGGAGGAAAAGCCACTGCTCCTTTTAAGTTTCCTGCAACCACTGTAAGAATGGATGTGTCTTTCTCTGATTCCAGCGGGATAAACATCTCGGGAATTCTGCCCGCAGAAAACTTAACTGTACAGGTAAACGGGAATGACCCCATAGTCATAAATGATTTTTTTAAATCAGAAAACAATACATTTACAATCGGAAAAGTGATGTTTGAACTAAAACAATTAAAAGAAGGTAGGAATTTGGTAACTATCAAGGCTTGGGATATATTAGGAAACGGAAGTGAGTACAGCCAAGAAATATGGGTAGAAGGAAGCCGTCGCCTTCAAATATTAAATCATAAGACGTACCCCAATCCTACACAAATTGTAAGTCATTTTGAGTTAGAACACAATAAGGCTGGGGAAAATCTGAAACTGACGCTTGCCGTTTACCAAACAGACGGAAAGATACTATTTTCGGAAAGCAGGCGTTTAGTGAAAGCTAATGCCCGTATTGGGGATTTGTCATGGTTTTTTTTGCAAAATCAAACCAAATATCCAGCAAAAGGAACTTATATTTACAAAATAACGCTTCAGTCAGAGCTTGATAATTCTACTGATACGGTGAGCGGACTAATCGTGATTCAATGA